The Capra hircus breed San Clemente chromosome 25, ASM170441v1, whole genome shotgun sequence genome has a window encoding:
- the FBXL18 gene encoding F-box/LRR-repeat protein 18 — protein sequence MASSGEDTCDDSDAPPVAAPVADSTHLLGFSDEILLHILSHVPSTDLVLNVRRTCRKLAALCLDKSLTHTVLLQKEYEASEDKVKRLVKEIGRDVQQLSMAGCYWLSGATVEHVARCRGLVRVNLSGCPLTSLRLSKVLSALPHLRSLAIDVSPGFDASQLSGECKATLSRVRELKQTLYTPSYGVVPCCTSLEKLLLYFEILDRTREGAVLSGQLMVGQSNVPHYQHLRVFYARLAPGYINQEVVRLYLAVLSDRTPENLHAFLISVPGSFAESGATRNLLESMARNVALDALQLPKSWLNGSALLQHLKFSSPFYFSFSRCALSGGHLLQRVIDGGRDLRSLAGLNLSGCAHCLAPDCLLRKAEDDIDPAILEALVAACPNLRHLNLSAAHHHSPEGPGQHLCQLLARLPRLRSLSLPVCAVADSPPRADRAPVPPAMRAVPRGFGKKVRIGVPSVPFPGPAGPQPSSVFWSLLKNVPFLDRLELIGSNFSSAMPRNEPAIRNSLPPCSRAQSVGDAEVAAIGQLAFLRHLTLAQLPSILTGSGLVSIGLQCQQLQSLSLAHLGLMGKVVYMSGLSDMLKHCKRLKDLRLEQPYFSANAQFFQALSQCSALQRLCLVSRSGTLQPEAVLAFMARCLRVVVCHLFTGESLSTCRSLQQALLRSFQAERPALNVVVFPLLHEGLTDVIRDVPMVHLDEVTLFKSRVAEEPPNLWW from the exons GACACGTGCGATGACAGCGACGCACCCCCCGTGGCAGCCCCGGTGGCAGACAGCACCCACCTGCTGGGCTTCTCCGACGAGATCCTCCTGCACATCCTGAGCCACGTGCCCAGCACGGACCTGGTTCTGAACGTCCGGCGCACCTGCCGGAAGCTCGCAGCGCTGTGCTTGGACAAGAGCCTCACCCACACGGTGCTGCTGCAGAAGGAGTATGAG GCCAGCGAGGACAAGGTGAAGCGGCTGGTGAAGGAGATCGGCCGGGACGTGCAGCAGCTCAGCATGGCCGGCTGCTACTGGCTGTCGGGCGCCACGGTGGAGCACGTGGCGCGCTGCCGTGGCCTGGTGCGCGTCAACCTGTCGGGCTGCCCCCTGACCTCCCTGCGCCTCTCCAAGGTGCTGTCGGCCCTGCCACACCTGCGCTCCCTGGCCATCGACGTGAGCCCCGGCTTCGACGCCAGCCAGCTGAGCGGCGAATGCAAGGCGACGCTGAGCCGCGTGCGGGAGCTCAAGCAGACGCTGTACACACCCTCGTACGGCGTGGTGCCCTGCTGCACCAGCCTCGAGAAGCTGCTGCTGTATTTCGAGATCCTGGACCGCACGCGGGAGGGCGCCGTGCTCTCGGGCCAGCTCATGGTGGGCCAGAGCAACGTGCCTCACTACCAGCACCTGCGCGTCTTCTACGCCCGCCTGGCCCCCGGCTACATCAACCAGGAGGTGGTGCGCCTCTACCTGGCCGTGCTCAGCGACCGCACGCCCGAGAACCTCCACGCCTTCCTCATCTCCGTGCCCGGCAGCTTCGCCGAGAGTGGGGCCACCCGGAACCTGCTGGAGTCCATGGCCCGCAACGTGGCCCTGGACGCCCTGCAGCTGCCCAAGTCCTGGCTCAACGGCTCGGCCCTCCTGCAGCACCTGAAGTTCAGCAGCCCCTTCTACTTCAGCTTCAGCCGCTGCGCACTGTCCGGCGGCCACCTCCTGCAGCGCGTCATCGACGGCGGCAGGGACctgcggagcctggcgggcctgAACCTCAGCGGCTGCGCGCACTGCCTGGCACCTGACTGCCTGCTCCGCAAGGCAGAGGACGACATCGACCCCGCCATCCTGGAGGCGCTGGTGGCGGCCTGCCCCAACCTACGGCACCTCAACCTCTCAGCCGCCCACCACCACAGCCCCGAGGGCCCCGGCCAGCACCTGTGCCAGCTGCTGGCTCGGCTGCCCCGCCTGCGCTCCCTGTCGCTGCCCGTCTGCGCCGTGGCCGACTCCCCGCCACGGGCCGACCGCGCGCCTGTCCCGCCCGCCATGCGTGCGGTGCCCCGCGGCTTCGGCAAGAAGGTCCGCATCGGCGTGCCATCCGTCCCCTTCCCCGGGCCGGCAGGCCCCCAGCCGTCCTCGGTGTTCTGGTCGCTGCTGAAGAACGTGCCCTTTCTGGACCGCCTCGAGCTGATCGGCTCCAACTTCTCGTCCGCCATGCCGCGCAATGAGCCTGCCATCCGCAACTCCCTGCCCCCCTGCAGCCGGGCGCAGAGCGTCGGGGACGCGGAGGTGGCTGCCATCGGCcagctggccttcctgaggcaccTGACACTGGCCCAGCTGCCCAGCATCCTGACGGGCTCGGGGCTGGTGAGCATCGGCCTGCAGTGCCAGCAGCTCCAGTCGCTCTCGCTGGCGCACCTGGGCTTGATGGGCAAGGTGGTCTACATGTCTGGCCTCTCGGACATGCTGAAGCACTGCAAGCGGCTGAAGGACCTCAG GTTGGAGCAGCCCTACTTCAGCGCCAACGCCCAGTTCTTCCAGGCGCTGAGCCAGTGCTCCGCGCTGCAGCGCCTCTGCCTGGTGTCGCGCAGCGGGACGCTGCAGCCCGAGGCCGTGCTGGCCTTCATGGCGCGCTGCCTGCGCGTGGTGGTATGCCATCTGTTCACTGGCGAATCGCTCAGCACCTGCCGCAGCCTGCAGCAGGCCCTCCTCCGCAG TTTCCAGGCGGAGCGGCCGGCGCTGAACGTCGTCGTCTTCCCCCTGCTCCACGAGGGCCTGACCGACGTGATCCGGGACGTACCCATGGTGCACCTGGATGAGGTCACCTTGTTTAAAAGCAGAGTGGCCGAGGAGCCCCCCAACCTGTGGTGGTGA